A genomic segment from Chitinophaga niabensis encodes:
- a CDS encoding TonB-dependent receptor, with product MKIAFLFIVIPFLHVSAMGYGQDKFSLKLEQVDAAKVLLNIQQKSDYRFFFLQDDIKKLGKIDINVTDATVQEILQKVLGNVLAYKILNRNLVVISPNAATLVDKIEVHGKILDETGTPLIGVTVKVKGQSIGVVTKTDGSFSLAVDDKAVLEISFMGFEPLQLPVNGKSELGNIVLKASTEGLNEVVVVGYGTQRKVNLTGAIGTVKTGEIGNIPASNLSNLLAGRAAGVTVVGSTGLAGASSSIRMRGSFAEPLYVINGIIKGKADFDALDANEVESINFLKDAASASVYGSKAGNGVVLVVTKKGLVQKPSFDYKGSYSFSNPTKPVQSFSATEELTFLNNMAVTQGQPKPYGQEIFDYFKDKSYAVNDYIWQDPTVQQHNLSVRGGTEAISYYLSLGYHDEKGSYKNLDFDRYNFRSDITARISKRLQASVNLSGNQRNYHRWYWPYDGAEDFNVGDFYRATFNWTRLYPFYVDAQGNPSTNTNDLPVVPGAWHPVELMINSGGYRDIKKRTLDGIVRLDLDLADIVDGLSTSFQAHYNGYDQNMKSFVVHNKAYIFQSGSPTNKFVPGPIDPTKINLHNLSATYPNIQQDVQFYNAYQINLNLKYEKTFGKHAVSALAVYEQGKDNGTYLTGRADQLLTTEIDQIYNASADAARRWFTGNEAASARASVIGRANYAYNDKYIAEFSFRYDGNYKFAPGKRWGFFPSVSAAWRISEENFLKANTPWLSNLKLRSSYGTAGNDEDINALPIGAFQWSQTYAKSTGYVFGTSLNDGLAPGVMPNPNITWSTSKMFDIGLEYGFLDNRLTGEIDFFTRKQSDILASRLGSTPSTLGASLPAVNYAARSWKGFEISVGWSDQIGELKYSLYGNIGYAKDKWDIIDEAAALRDGTYKNNWRSKLGLPENRVYGLISKGILRSQADVDKLPSGFTQYGRAPKPGYLLFEDIRGANYSEGPDGKIDDNDMTYLSNNGSPRMNYGVGFRLEWKGIGLNAHFQGVGAYDRMISTRNGGGVFQVDRPYFELWANDYWTPENPNAKYPRVSGEFQVADVGGGASSFWLRNGAYLRLKNLDLTYTLPKKWLSRIGVNSVQLFTNATNLFYISAMKEHDPEQLTLDSYPLMKTFTGGAYINF from the coding sequence ATGAAAATAGCTTTTCTATTCATCGTCATACCTTTTTTACATGTATCCGCCATGGGGTATGGGCAGGACAAGTTCTCCCTGAAGCTGGAACAAGTGGATGCAGCGAAGGTGCTGCTCAATATCCAGCAGAAAAGCGACTACCGCTTCTTCTTTCTGCAGGACGACATCAAAAAGCTGGGAAAGATCGACATTAATGTAACAGATGCCACCGTACAGGAGATCCTGCAAAAGGTGCTGGGCAATGTGCTTGCCTACAAGATCCTGAACAGGAACCTGGTGGTGATCTCCCCCAATGCCGCTACCCTGGTGGACAAGATAGAGGTGCATGGTAAGATCCTGGATGAAACCGGCACTCCGCTCATTGGCGTTACCGTAAAGGTGAAAGGCCAGAGCATAGGCGTAGTGACCAAAACGGATGGCTCCTTCTCCCTGGCGGTAGATGATAAAGCAGTGCTGGAGATCAGCTTCATGGGCTTCGAACCACTGCAACTGCCTGTAAACGGGAAAAGCGAACTGGGCAATATTGTGCTAAAAGCCTCCACTGAAGGGCTGAATGAAGTAGTGGTGGTAGGATATGGTACACAGAGGAAGGTGAACCTTACCGGTGCAATTGGTACTGTTAAAACAGGAGAGATCGGGAATATCCCCGCTTCCAATCTGTCCAATCTATTAGCTGGCCGTGCTGCAGGTGTTACTGTTGTAGGCAGTACAGGCCTTGCAGGAGCTTCCTCCTCTATCCGTATGAGGGGAAGTTTTGCAGAACCCTTGTATGTGATCAATGGCATCATCAAAGGGAAAGCTGATTTCGACGCTCTGGATGCCAACGAGGTGGAAAGCATCAACTTCCTGAAAGATGCCGCCAGCGCATCCGTTTATGGTTCTAAAGCAGGCAATGGAGTAGTATTGGTAGTAACCAAAAAAGGCCTCGTTCAAAAACCTTCTTTCGATTACAAAGGCTCCTATTCATTTTCCAATCCCACCAAACCGGTACAAAGTTTTAGCGCTACCGAGGAACTCACATTCCTGAATAACATGGCTGTTACACAAGGGCAACCCAAGCCCTATGGCCAGGAGATCTTCGACTATTTTAAAGACAAGAGCTATGCCGTTAACGACTATATCTGGCAGGACCCAACTGTACAGCAGCATAACTTATCCGTAAGAGGGGGTACAGAAGCCATCTCTTACTATTTATCACTCGGTTATCACGATGAAAAAGGTTCTTACAAAAACCTCGATTTTGACCGCTATAATTTCCGCTCAGATATAACCGCCAGGATCTCCAAACGGCTGCAGGCAAGTGTAAACCTTAGTGGCAACCAAAGAAATTATCACCGCTGGTACTGGCCATATGATGGCGCAGAGGATTTTAACGTAGGCGATTTTTACAGGGCTACATTCAACTGGACGCGTTTATATCCTTTCTATGTAGATGCACAGGGAAATCCATCCACCAATACGAACGATCTCCCCGTTGTTCCTGGTGCATGGCATCCGGTAGAACTGATGATCAATAGTGGCGGCTACCGCGATATCAAAAAACGTACGCTGGATGGTATCGTTCGCCTGGACCTTGATCTGGCTGATATTGTGGATGGATTGAGTACCAGTTTCCAGGCACATTATAATGGGTATGATCAGAATATGAAATCGTTTGTTGTACATAACAAAGCCTATATATTTCAATCTGGCAGCCCTACCAATAAATTTGTTCCGGGGCCTATTGATCCTACCAAGATCAATCTCCATAACCTCAGTGCAACCTACCCTAATATTCAACAGGATGTACAATTCTACAATGCATACCAGATCAATCTGAACCTTAAATACGAAAAAACTTTCGGGAAACATGCTGTTTCTGCACTGGCTGTGTATGAACAGGGTAAGGATAATGGAACTTATCTTACCGGGCGTGCTGATCAATTGCTGACCACAGAAATTGACCAGATCTACAATGCTTCTGCAGATGCTGCCAGGAGATGGTTTACCGGTAATGAGGCCGCATCCGCCAGGGCTTCTGTGATAGGCCGTGCCAATTATGCTTACAACGATAAATACATTGCAGAATTCTCTTTCCGGTATGATGGTAACTACAAATTTGCACCGGGTAAAAGATGGGGGTTCTTCCCTTCTGTATCTGCCGCATGGCGCATATCTGAAGAAAACTTCCTGAAAGCCAATACACCCTGGCTCAGCAATCTGAAACTGAGAAGTTCCTATGGAACAGCCGGTAATGACGAAGATATAAACGCTCTTCCGATAGGCGCTTTCCAATGGAGCCAGACTTATGCTAAAAGTACCGGTTACGTTTTTGGGACATCCCTGAACGACGGGCTTGCTCCCGGTGTTATGCCTAATCCCAATATCACCTGGTCCACTTCAAAAATGTTTGATATTGGATTGGAGTACGGATTCCTGGATAACAGGCTTACCGGCGAAATAGATTTCTTCACCCGCAAACAATCTGATATCCTTGCATCCAGGCTTGGCTCTACTCCTTCCACACTGGGAGCATCCTTACCTGCGGTAAACTATGCAGCGCGTTCCTGGAAAGGATTTGAGATCTCTGTAGGATGGTCAGACCAGATCGGTGAACTGAAATACTCTCTCTATGGCAATATTGGCTATGCTAAAGATAAATGGGATATCATTGACGAAGCCGCTGCACTACGTGACGGCACTTATAAAAATAACTGGAGAAGTAAGTTAGGCCTGCCGGAGAACAGGGTTTACGGCCTCATTTCAAAAGGTATCCTCAGATCACAGGCAGATGTTGATAAACTTCCTTCCGGCTTTACACAATATGGCCGTGCTCCTAAACCCGGTTATTTATTATTCGAAGATATCCGCGGTGCTAACTACTCAGAAGGCCCTGATGGTAAAATTGATGATAACGACATGACCTACCTGTCTAACAACGGTTCTCCAAGAATGAACTATGGTGTTGGCTTCAGGCTGGAATGGAAAGGCATTGGATTAAATGCGCACTTTCAGGGTGTAGGTGCTTATGACAGGATGATCAGTACCCGTAATGGCGGTGGCGTGTTCCAGGTAGACAGGCCTTATTTCGAACTATGGGCCAATGATTACTGGACACCTGAAAACCCCAATGCTAAATATCCCCGGGTTTCCGGAGAGTTCCAGGTGGCAGATGTAGGTGGCGGAGCTTCTTCCTTCTGGCTGAGGAACGGTGCTTACTTACGTTTGAAGAACCTGGACCTTACCTATACGCTTCCTAAAAAATGGCTTAGCAGGATTGGTGTGAACAGTGTGCAGTTATTTACAAACGCTACTAATCTGTTTTACATATCAGCAATGAAAGAACATGATCCGGAACAACTTACACTGGATTCTTATCCACTGATGAAAACCTTTACCGGCGGGGCGTATATTAACTTCTAA
- a CDS encoding RagB/SusD family nutrient uptake outer membrane protein — protein sequence MKTIQYISYLFLFILVSACGKIVDKVDNLGNYPAAGTFDDPATSGAFLSNLYGSTLSSGWPTGMAGNADEGGGIIGDGWVTTDNGTMKFWPYATIRKINILLKELPAGKVVAEVKNPMIGQAKFLRAFLYFKMVYYHGGVPIIEVPQELTDDLKVPRNSTSQCFDFILKDLDEAAALVPKKYTGNDRGRIDQAIVLAFKGRVLLYKASPQFNPANPYDNAHWATAYTANKAAKDFLDANGYGLLEDFSKVFETKGHKENILSVIYVNPAKTNGRAEDGVRPLSESKNSTGLDQPTWGMAEAFPMKDGKKPGDPSSAYAYNPQTFWLNRDPRFDATMVWNGSVYELSGIKGRRQYTMSAIAKSMDAFGFIIQGENHYRTGLYTRKGIMEELPSTQVTLNDVDWPEIRYAEVLFNYAETANETGKPAEALQVLKDIRKRAGIEAGGDGMYGLKAGMTRVELRQAILDEKRVEFMFEGQRFWDLRRHRMLNVLNGMRKYGVMATKVNGLAYDQVTPTEIGKANRFELLPQDFTYEIVELITNGPKQMVMPDKYYFFPIQLSNINQNPNLKQNKDWGGDFDPTLH from the coding sequence ATGAAAACGATTCAATATATCAGTTACCTGTTTTTATTTATCCTGGTTTCCGCCTGCGGAAAAATAGTGGATAAAGTAGATAACCTGGGGAACTATCCGGCGGCAGGAACTTTTGATGATCCGGCCACTTCCGGTGCTTTCCTGAGTAACCTATATGGCAGCACCCTCTCTTCAGGATGGCCTACCGGTATGGCAGGCAATGCAGATGAAGGTGGAGGCATCATCGGTGACGGATGGGTGACAACAGACAACGGCACTATGAAATTCTGGCCATATGCTACCATCAGGAAAATCAATATCCTTTTGAAAGAATTACCGGCAGGAAAAGTGGTGGCAGAAGTAAAGAACCCAATGATAGGCCAGGCTAAATTCCTCAGAGCTTTCCTGTATTTCAAAATGGTATATTATCATGGCGGTGTACCCATTATTGAGGTACCACAGGAATTAACGGATGATCTGAAAGTACCGAGGAATTCCACCAGCCAGTGTTTTGACTTTATCCTGAAAGACCTGGATGAAGCCGCCGCTTTAGTGCCTAAGAAATACACCGGCAATGATCGTGGACGTATAGATCAGGCCATTGTATTAGCTTTCAAAGGAAGGGTACTGCTGTATAAAGCCTCTCCGCAGTTCAATCCTGCCAACCCATATGATAATGCTCATTGGGCAACAGCTTACACTGCCAACAAAGCAGCGAAAGATTTCCTGGATGCAAATGGCTATGGCCTACTGGAAGATTTCTCCAAAGTTTTTGAAACGAAAGGACATAAAGAAAATATCCTCTCCGTTATATATGTGAATCCGGCCAAAACAAATGGCCGTGCAGAAGATGGTGTTCGTCCTCTATCAGAATCAAAAAACTCAACAGGACTTGATCAACCTACCTGGGGTATGGCAGAGGCATTTCCTATGAAAGATGGTAAAAAACCCGGCGACCCTTCTTCCGCTTATGCGTATAACCCACAAACATTCTGGCTCAACAGGGACCCTCGTTTTGATGCTACCATGGTGTGGAATGGCAGTGTGTATGAATTAAGCGGCATCAAAGGCCGCCGTCAATACACCATGTCCGCCATCGCTAAATCAATGGATGCCTTTGGTTTTATTATCCAGGGAGAAAACCATTACCGTACAGGTTTATATACACGTAAAGGCATTATGGAAGAGTTACCTTCCACACAGGTAACATTGAATGATGTAGACTGGCCGGAGATCAGGTATGCAGAAGTTTTATTTAACTATGCAGAAACTGCCAACGAAACAGGCAAACCTGCCGAAGCGCTACAGGTGTTAAAAGACATCCGGAAACGCGCAGGTATTGAAGCAGGCGGTGATGGCATGTATGGCCTTAAAGCTGGCATGACACGTGTTGAATTACGCCAGGCTATCCTTGACGAAAAACGCGTGGAGTTTATGTTTGAAGGGCAACGCTTCTGGGACCTCCGCCGCCATCGCATGCTGAATGTATTAAATGGTATGCGTAAATACGGCGTGATGGCCACCAAAGTTAATGGACTCGCTTATGATCAGGTAACACCTACCGAGATTGGAAAAGCCAACAGGTTTGAGCTGCTGCCACAGGATTTCACCTATGAAATAGTGGAACTGATCACCAATGGTCCTAAACAAATGGTGATGCCGGATAAGTATTACTTTTTCCCCATTCAGTTAAGCAATATCAATCAGAATCCGAACCTCAAGCAGAATAAAGACTGGGGTGGAGATTTTGATCCTACATTACACTAA
- a CDS encoding alpha-L-fucosidase, whose protein sequence is MLRIILLFLLISTQGYAQLSESRIPQEREGHTDWFKKAGWGVFVHYLYKVQCAGQRITTMDGDSTDWNKCVNEFDTEKFAEQIRSTGAAYVIFTMQQRTRHLVAPNKTYDKITGYKPGEACSKRDLVEDLYTSLSKRGIKLMLYWTGDGPRDDEKAAKAMGYTEKVSEKYVQHWADVVAEYGERYKDKVAGWWVDGCYDYIGYNKEKWAIMAKALRAGNSKRIIALNNPKMTSSNSSTPDDDYTTGEQNKFGEIPLSRWRDGVQWHILSYLGNDWCSPGLRYNPGFMADYIRKCNLAGGVVTMDVCLFRDGTIETSHLETLRGIKRRLK, encoded by the coding sequence ATGCTAAGAATAATATTATTGTTCCTGCTCATTAGTACGCAGGGATATGCACAGCTATCTGAAAGCCGCATTCCTCAGGAAAGGGAAGGCCATACAGATTGGTTCAAAAAAGCAGGCTGGGGTGTTTTTGTGCATTACCTCTACAAAGTACAATGTGCAGGGCAACGCATTACCACAATGGATGGAGACAGCACGGACTGGAATAAATGTGTGAATGAATTTGATACGGAGAAATTTGCAGAACAGATAAGGTCTACCGGCGCGGCGTATGTTATATTCACTATGCAGCAACGCACCCGGCACCTGGTAGCACCCAATAAAACCTACGATAAAATAACCGGCTATAAGCCTGGCGAAGCCTGTTCTAAAAGAGACCTGGTAGAAGACCTTTATACCTCTCTCAGCAAACGTGGCATTAAGCTGATGCTTTATTGGACAGGCGATGGTCCGCGTGATGACGAGAAAGCGGCTAAGGCCATGGGATATACAGAAAAGGTTTCTGAAAAATATGTACAGCATTGGGCAGATGTGGTAGCGGAATACGGGGAAAGGTATAAGGACAAAGTAGCTGGCTGGTGGGTAGACGGCTGTTATGATTACATCGGGTACAATAAAGAAAAATGGGCTATCATGGCCAAAGCGCTGCGTGCAGGAAACAGCAAAAGGATCATTGCGCTGAACAATCCTAAAATGACGTCCTCCAATTCATCCACACCGGATGATGATTATACAACAGGAGAACAGAATAAATTTGGGGAAATACCTTTATCCCGCTGGCGGGATGGTGTGCAATGGCATATCCTGTCTTACCTGGGAAATGACTGGTGTTCACCGGGTCTGCGTTACAATCCGGGATTTATGGCAGATTACATCCGTAAATGCAACCTGGCAGGTGGTGTGGTTACCATGGATGTTTGTTTGTTCAGAGATGGCACTATTGAAACCTCTCATTTAGAGACCCTTAGAGGAATTAAAAGACGGTTGAAGTAA
- a CDS encoding carboxylesterase family protein produces MKYALFFLLYTLSIAGYGQDFKAHTFIRGNDTLPYRLLLPKDYKPGTEYPLIVVMHGAGERGNDNISQLKHGSKLFLNDSLRKAYPAIVIFPQCAKNTSWAVMEFNKDSVGWAGVKFNADIKPTIPSGLLHQLLDSLLASGSVDYRRLYVGGLSMGGMGTFDILARYPTRFAAAFPICGAGNESYAPRFAHSTALWIFHGADDNVVPVKFSRSYHDSLRVAGASVKYTEYPGIGHNSWDNAFAEPDLLAWLFSNKRK; encoded by the coding sequence ATGAAATACGCGCTCTTTTTCCTTTTATACACTTTATCCATTGCAGGATACGGACAGGATTTTAAAGCCCATACGTTTATACGCGGCAACGATACTTTACCTTACCGGCTATTGTTGCCGAAGGATTATAAACCCGGTACTGAATATCCGCTGATCGTTGTAATGCATGGAGCCGGCGAAAGAGGGAATGATAATATTTCCCAGCTTAAACACGGTAGTAAATTGTTCCTCAACGATTCCCTGCGTAAAGCGTATCCGGCCATCGTGATCTTTCCACAATGTGCAAAGAATACCAGCTGGGCAGTGATGGAATTTAATAAAGACAGTGTTGGCTGGGCCGGCGTGAAATTTAATGCGGATATCAAACCTACTATACCCAGCGGTTTGCTGCATCAGTTGCTGGATAGCCTGCTGGCCTCCGGTAGTGTGGATTACCGGCGTTTGTATGTGGGCGGACTATCTATGGGAGGCATGGGTACATTTGATATACTGGCCCGTTATCCAACGCGTTTTGCAGCAGCATTCCCGATCTGCGGAGCAGGTAACGAATCATACGCACCCAGGTTTGCACATAGTACCGCATTATGGATCTTTCATGGGGCGGACGATAATGTAGTACCCGTGAAGTTCTCCCGTAGTTATCACGACAGTTTAAGAGTAGCAGGTGCCAGTGTAAAGTATACAGAGTATCCAGGCATAGGACATAACAGCTGGGATAATGCTTTCGCGGAACCGGACCTCTTAGCGTGGTTGTTTTCAAATAAAAGGAAATAA
- a CDS encoding DUF4142 domain-containing protein, whose amino-acid sequence MKQIKQLAAFFLPLAIGGMLACNSGTNRTTTDDTSTVGNQDITAVDTGMTKGMAQDVNKDKFSDDSLRDDASFVTKAAEDGMYEVKLTTDAQAKTANAGVKKLAAHMQKAHEKANKELAGLAATKSITVPTVLPQGKTDDINRLLEKSGNDFDKAFVEELADKHEKAIRLFEDASKDAKDPELKAWFAKTLPELRNHLEMVKKEQIKLK is encoded by the coding sequence ATGAAACAGATAAAACAACTGGCAGCATTCTTTTTACCTTTAGCAATTGGTGGTATGCTGGCCTGTAACAGTGGCACCAACAGAACAACCACGGATGATACTTCTACAGTAGGAAACCAGGATATTACAGCAGTAGATACGGGTATGACGAAGGGTATGGCCCAGGACGTAAACAAAGATAAATTCTCTGATGATTCATTACGCGATGATGCAAGCTTTGTAACAAAGGCAGCAGAGGATGGTATGTATGAAGTAAAACTAACTACCGATGCACAGGCTAAAACAGCCAATGCAGGTGTAAAGAAACTGGCAGCTCATATGCAGAAAGCACATGAGAAAGCGAACAAAGAACTGGCAGGGTTAGCCGCTACAAAGAGCATTACTGTTCCTACTGTTTTACCACAAGGGAAAACAGATGATATCAACAGGTTGTTGGAGAAAAGTGGTAATGATTTCGACAAAGCTTTTGTAGAAGAACTGGCAGATAAACATGAAAAGGCTATCAGGTTGTTTGAAGATGCATCGAAAGACGCTAAAGATCCGGAATTAAAGGCATGGTTTGCCAAGACATTACCTGAATTGAGGAATCACCTTGAGATGGTGAAGAAGGAACAAATCAAGTTGAAATAA
- a CDS encoding O-methyltransferase, which produces MSVQHQIALARKYIRYRFTAGNRHGLHSPFAYALLDEVLYDRRPRPEYAPIEALRQQLLQSEEVLEVTDLGAGSLMGATNTRKVRDIVRHAAKPPKFGQLFHRLVKRFNAATVLELGTSMGLSTAYMAAAGANVHTIEGCPNIAARAAKNFEVLGLRNIRQHIGNFDIVLPRLLNEIPAPDLIYIDGNHRENPTVQYYLECIKKVKPTAVLIFDDVHWTDGMERAWETIKAHPATTLSIDLFFIGLIFLRDEFKVKQHFTLKF; this is translated from the coding sequence TTGAGCGTACAGCACCAGATCGCGTTAGCCAGGAAATATATCCGGTATCGTTTTACGGCAGGTAACCGGCATGGCCTGCATTCTCCATTCGCCTATGCGTTACTGGATGAAGTGCTTTATGACCGCAGACCCCGCCCGGAATATGCTCCAATTGAAGCGCTGCGGCAGCAATTACTGCAAAGTGAAGAGGTGCTGGAAGTAACAGACCTGGGAGCAGGGTCCTTGATGGGAGCTACCAATACCCGCAAAGTGCGTGATATTGTGCGCCATGCGGCCAAACCTCCCAAATTCGGGCAATTGTTCCACCGCCTGGTGAAACGTTTTAATGCAGCCACAGTGCTGGAACTGGGTACCTCTATGGGCCTTTCCACTGCTTACATGGCTGCTGCCGGCGCAAATGTACATACCATCGAAGGCTGCCCCAATATTGCTGCCCGCGCCGCTAAGAACTTTGAGGTCCTGGGGCTGCGGAACATCCGGCAGCATATCGGGAATTTTGATATCGTATTACCCCGTTTGCTAAACGAAATTCCTGCGCCGGATTTAATATACATTGATGGCAATCACCGGGAAAACCCTACCGTGCAATATTATCTCGAGTGCATTAAAAAAGTGAAGCCCACTGCCGTGCTGATCTTTGATGATGTTCACTGGACCGATGGCATGGAGCGCGCATGGGAAACTATTAAAGCCCATCCTGCTACTACTTTATCCATTGATCTCTTCTTTATCGGACTTATTTTCCTGCGGGACGAATTTAAAGTGAAGCAGCACTTTACGTTGAAGTTCTAA
- a CDS encoding glycosyltransferase family 2 protein translates to MLNNKKVVVVLPAYNAALTLEKTYLEIPMDVVDEVVLVDDASKDDTVDVGHKLGIKHIVRHDANKGYGGNQKSCYNKALELGADIVIMVHPDYQYTPKLILAMSSIIANDVYPAVFGSRILGKGALKGGMPMYKYIFNRMLTFTQNILLGQKLSEYHTGYRAFSAEVLRNINYMANNDDFVFDNEMVSQVFMKGYDIAEVTCPTKYFEGASSINFKRSSIYGLGVLRVSLQHRLHKWGLIKAKIY, encoded by the coding sequence ATGCTCAATAACAAAAAGGTAGTGGTAGTGCTACCAGCCTACAATGCTGCACTGACCCTTGAAAAGACCTATCTCGAAATACCCATGGATGTGGTGGATGAAGTGGTGTTGGTGGATGATGCCAGCAAGGATGATACGGTAGATGTAGGCCATAAATTAGGCATAAAACACATTGTTCGCCACGATGCAAATAAGGGATATGGCGGGAACCAGAAATCCTGTTATAATAAGGCCCTGGAGCTGGGAGCAGATATTGTTATTATGGTACACCCTGATTATCAATACACTCCAAAGCTTATCCTGGCCATGAGCAGCATTATCGCCAATGATGTATATCCTGCGGTATTCGGCTCCAGGATCCTGGGAAAAGGAGCACTGAAAGGGGGGATGCCGATGTATAAATACATTTTTAACCGTATGCTCACTTTCACCCAGAATATTCTGCTGGGCCAGAAATTAAGCGAATACCATACAGGATACCGGGCATTTTCTGCGGAAGTGCTCCGGAATATCAATTATATGGCGAATAATGATGATTTCGTGTTCGACAATGAAATGGTATCCCAGGTGTTCATGAAGGGATATGATATTGCAGAGGTGACCTGCCCCACTAAATATTTTGAGGGTGCATCCAGCATCAATTTCAAACGCAGCAGCATTTATGGATTAGGGGTATTGCGGGTTTCGCTGCAGCACCGCCTGCATAAATGGGGGCTGATCAAGGCAAAAATCTACTAA
- a CDS encoding hydrogen peroxide-inducible genes activator, whose amino-acid sequence MTTVQLEYVVAVDTYRSFVTAADKCFVTQPTLSMQIQKLEDELGVKIFDRSKLPVVPTEIGMAVIAQGRVILKESARIREIIADQKKEIQGTLKVGIIPTLAPYLLPRVLTSFMKKYPKVKLEVWEYSTEQIISLLKQEQLDCGLLATPLHNQHLEEHPLFYETFVVFTAKSNKLSDKKVILPEDLETKDIWLLNEGHCMRNQVLNICRDKFSMGEFRNLEYNTGSVETLKRMVELNEGYTILPELSLQDLSAKQMNMVRFFKAPEPVREISLVTHRYFIKQGVIEAFKKEILANVPEKMKVKKTKKVIDILIDKK is encoded by the coding sequence ATGACTACAGTACAACTCGAATATGTAGTGGCCGTAGACACCTACCGGAGTTTTGTGACAGCGGCAGACAAGTGTTTTGTAACACAACCTACGCTCAGCATGCAGATCCAGAAACTGGAAGACGAACTGGGTGTGAAGATATTTGACCGGAGCAAACTACCTGTAGTACCTACAGAAATAGGCATGGCCGTTATAGCCCAGGGACGCGTAATATTAAAGGAAAGTGCCCGGATCAGGGAGATCATAGCAGATCAGAAGAAAGAGATCCAGGGCACGCTGAAAGTAGGCATTATTCCTACCCTGGCCCCCTATCTCCTGCCCCGCGTACTCACTTCCTTTATGAAGAAATACCCGAAAGTAAAACTGGAGGTATGGGAATATTCTACAGAACAGATCATCAGCTTACTGAAACAGGAGCAATTGGATTGCGGCCTCCTGGCCACACCGCTGCATAATCAGCACCTGGAAGAGCATCCTTTGTTCTACGAAACCTTTGTGGTGTTCACTGCTAAAAGCAATAAACTCTCGGATAAAAAGGTGATCCTCCCGGAAGACCTGGAAACGAAGGACATCTGGCTGCTCAACGAAGGGCACTGCATGCGCAACCAGGTACTCAATATCTGCCGGGATAAATTCAGCATGGGAGAGTTCAGGAACCTGGAATATAATACAGGCAGTGTGGAAACACTCAAACGAATGGTAGAACTGAATGAAGGATATACCATTCTGCCGGAACTATCGCTGCAGGACCTGTCTGCCAAACAAATGAACATGGTGCGCTTTTTTAAAGCCCCTGAGCCTGTTAGGGAGATCAGCCTGGTCACACATCGCTATTTTATTAAACAGGGGGTTATAGAGGCCTTTAAGAAGGAGATCCTGGCCAACGTGCCGGAGAAGATGAAGGTGAAGAAAACGAAGAAGGTAATAGATATTTTGATCGATAAGAAGTAA
- a CDS encoding DUF6934 family protein, with translation MYTYESIHEPKQFTYDVAQRVTEHLIEYYFISKGERDLLKMVQYSFVEDVNERKLYNFGFGDYNFWNGRIADHVISNNGDTYKVFNTVLSTVPGFFEIQNNAILQVKGSDSSPGFAEACRVSCRKNCADFCSNAGRRINIYRGYVNKHYDILRKDYAIYGELVRTENKIIMIDYTPDQQQESIFLTRNKNQYNMKAEENQTQEVMEPTSEEEMWALFFKQREAANWSDLFARQNAEAKAYIRGILYPDELEPGSK, from the coding sequence ATGTATACTTATGAAAGTATTCATGAACCAAAGCAATTTACGTATGATGTAGCTCAAAGAGTAACTGAGCATTTAATCGAATATTATTTCATCAGCAAAGGAGAAAGAGATCTATTAAAAATGGTCCAGTATTCCTTTGTAGAAGACGTGAACGAGCGGAAACTCTACAATTTCGGATTTGGAGACTACAACTTCTGGAACGGTAGAATAGCAGACCATGTGATTTCAAACAACGGGGATACATACAAAGTATTCAATACTGTTCTCAGTACAGTTCCGGGCTTTTTTGAAATACAGAACAATGCTATCCTGCAGGTAAAAGGAAGTGATAGCAGTCCTGGATTTGCGGAGGCATGCCGCGTCAGTTGCAGAAAAAATTGCGCTGATTTCTGTAGTAATGCGGGTAGAAGAATAAATATCTATAGAGGATATGTAAACAAACATTACGATATACTCAGAAAGGACTATGCTATCTATGGGGAATTAGTCAGAACTGAAAATAAAATAATCATGATCGATTATACACCTGATCAACAACAGGAATCAATCTTTTTAACCAGGAATAAAAACCAATACAATATGAAAGCAGAAGAAAATCAAACACAGGAAGTGATGGAACCAACCTCTGAAGAAGAAATGTGGGCATTATTCTTCAAACAGAGAGAAGCAGCAAACTGGTCAGATCTCTTTGCCAGGCAAAATGCTGAAGCCAAGGCGTACATCAGGGGCATTCTCTATCCTGATGAACTGGAACCAGGCAGCAAATGA